The proteins below come from a single Chelmon rostratus isolate fCheRos1 chromosome 10, fCheRos1.pri, whole genome shotgun sequence genomic window:
- the LOC121613421 gene encoding chymotrypsin-like elastase family member 2A: MRSLVVFTFLSGATISTCIAYFVPASGCGLPSFPPVLSRVVAGEDVRPHSWPWQVSLQSDSSGRWRHVCGGTLISSDWVLTAAHCINDRYNYSVELGKHSLKMSEEGSKALRAATIITHEDYNVLLSRNDIALIKLSSPISFSDTIMPACLPDRAVVMAHGAPCYVTGWGRLSTSGPPADILQQALLPVVGHDTCSQPDWWSVLATDKMVCAGGDGITAGCKGDSGGPLNCQNPDGSWDVHGVVSFASGQGCNVLQKPTVFTQVSSYIDWMNAVRNI; the protein is encoded by the exons ATGAGGAGCCTGGTGGTTTTCACTTTTTTG TCTGGTGCAACAATCTCAACATGCATTGCTTACTTTGTCCCAGCCTCTGGATGTGGccttccctctttccctcctgtGCTGAGCAGGGTGGTGGCAGGAGAGGATGTCAGGCCTCACAGCTGGCCCTGGCAG GTCTcgctgcagtcagacagcagtGGGCGCTGGAGGCACGTCTGTGGAGGCACCCTCATCTCTTCTGACTGGGTCctcactgctgcacactgcatCAA CGACCGCTACAACTACAGCGTGGAGCTGGGTAAACACAGCCTGAAGATGAGCGAGGAGGGCTCGAAAGCTCTGAGGGCGGCTACGATCATCACTCATGAGGACTACAACGTCCTGCTCAGCCG TAACGACATTGCCCTGATCAAGCTGTCTTCCCCCATCTCCTTCTCTGACACAATCATGCCCGCCTGTCTCCCAGACCGGGCCGTCGTCATGGCCCACGGCGCCCCCTGCTACGTCACCGGCTGGGGTCGACTCTCCA CCAGCGGTCCTCCGGCTGACATCCTGCAGCAGGCACTCCTGCCAGTGGTTGGCCACGATACCTGCTCACAACCCGACTGGTGGAGCGTCCTGGCTACAGACAAGATGGTGTGTGCTGGAGGTGACGGCATCACTGCTGGGTGCAAA GGAGACTCTGGTGGGCCCCTGAATTGCCAGAACCCTGATGGCTCCTGGGACGTCCATGGCGTGGTGAGCTTCGCTTCTGGTCAGGGCTGCAACGTCCTCCAGAAGCCTACCGTCTTTACACAAGTCAGCTCCTACATCGACTGGATGAACGCAGTGAGGAATATTTGA
- the LOC121613417 gene encoding chymotrypsin-like elastase family member 2A isoform X2 — MKLLVLALFIAGAYGCGLPTFRPVVTRVVGGEDARPNSWPWQISLQYNNQGEWRHTCGGTLISNQWVLTAAHCISSGREYRVVMGKHNLVETEESAVFMGTANIIVHEQWNAFFIRNDIALIKMASPVTFGNSISAACVPAADSILANNYPCYVTGWGRLYTGGPIADILQQALLPVVDHATCTKSDWWGSQVKDTMVCAGGDGVVSGCNGDSGGPLNCQNSAGAWEVHGIVSFGSGLSCNFPKKPTVFTRVSAYIDWINSKMVSY, encoded by the exons ATGAAGCTTCTGGTTTTGGCTCTGTTTATTGCTGGTG CCTACGGGTGTGGCTTGCCCACCTTCCGCCCTGTGGTGACCAGGGTGGTTGGAGGAGAAGATGCCAGGCCCAACAGCTGGCCCTGGCAG ATTTCCCTGCAGTACAACAACCAGGGCGAGTGGAGACACACCTGTGGAGGTACTCTGATCTCTAATCAGTGGgtcctcactgctgctcactgcatCAG TAGTGGCAGGGAGTACAGAGTGGTCATGGGAAAGCACAACCTGGTCGAGACAGAGGAGAGTGCTGTGTTCATGGGCACCGCTAACATCATCGTGCACGAGCAGTGGAACGCCTTCTTCATCCg TAATGACATCGCCCTGATCAAGATGGCGTCCCCCGTCACCTTCGGCAACAGCATCAGTGCTGCTTGTGTCCCTGCTGCTGACTCCATCCTCGCTAACAACTACCCTTGTTACGTCACTGGGTGGGGTCGCCTCTACA ctggAGGTCCCATTGCTGACATCCTGCAGCAGGCTCTCCTGCCCGTGGTGGACCACGCCACCTGCACCAAGTCTGACTGGTGGGGCAGTCAGGTGAAGGACACCATGGTCTGTGCAGGTGGAGATGGAGTCGTGTCTGGTTGCAAC GGAGACTCTGGCGGCCCCTTGAACTGCCAGAACTCTGCTGGTGCCTGGGAGGTTCACGGCATCGTCAGCTTTGGCTCCGGGCTCAGCTGCAATTTCCCCAAGAAGcccactgtgttcaccagagTCAGCGCCTACATCGACTGGATCAACTCT AAAATGGTGTCCTATTGA
- the LOC121613417 gene encoding chymotrypsin-like elastase family member 2A isoform X1, with the protein MKLLVLALFIAGAYGCGLPTFRPVVTRVVGGEDARPNSWPWQISLQYNNQGEWRHTCGGTLISNQWVLTAAHCISGREYRVVMGKHNLVETEESAVFMGTANIIVHEQWNAFFIRNDIALIKMASPVTFGNSISAACVPAADSILANNYPCYVTGWGRLYTGGPIADILQQALLPVVDHATCTKSDWWGSQVKDTMVCAGGDGVVSGCNGDSGGPLNCQNSAGAWEVHGIVSFGSGLSCNFPKKPTVFTRVSAYIDWINSVSS; encoded by the exons ATGAAGCTTCTGGTTTTGGCTCTGTTTATTGCTGGTG CCTACGGGTGTGGCTTGCCCACCTTCCGCCCTGTGGTGACCAGGGTGGTTGGAGGAGAAGATGCCAGGCCCAACAGCTGGCCCTGGCAG ATTTCCCTGCAGTACAACAACCAGGGCGAGTGGAGACACACCTGTGGAGGTACTCTGATCTCTAATCAGTGGgtcctcactgctgctcactgcatCAG TGGCAGGGAGTACAGAGTGGTCATGGGAAAGCACAACCTGGTCGAGACAGAGGAGAGTGCTGTGTTCATGGGCACCGCTAACATCATCGTGCACGAGCAGTGGAACGCCTTCTTCATCCg TAATGACATCGCCCTGATCAAGATGGCGTCCCCCGTCACCTTCGGCAACAGCATCAGTGCTGCTTGTGTCCCTGCTGCTGACTCCATCCTCGCTAACAACTACCCTTGTTACGTCACTGGGTGGGGTCGCCTCTACA ctggAGGTCCCATTGCTGACATCCTGCAGCAGGCTCTCCTGCCCGTGGTGGACCACGCCACCTGCACCAAGTCTGACTGGTGGGGCAGTCAGGTGAAGGACACCATGGTCTGTGCAGGTGGAGATGGAGTCGTGTCTGGTTGCAAC GGAGACTCTGGCGGCCCCTTGAACTGCCAGAACTCTGCTGGTGCCTGGGAGGTTCACGGCATCGTCAGCTTTGGCTCCGGGCTCAGCTGCAATTTCCCCAAGAAGcccactgtgttcaccagagTCAGCGCCTACATCGACTGGATCAACTCTGTAAGCTCCTGA